One window of the Sphaerochaeta associata genome contains the following:
- a CDS encoding ABC transporter permease: MNKVITGKQIRIWATDLRKNRMTGLIVLMVLLILILSLLRPDTFFSSTNLFNILKQASIVSIIAFGQTFIMVSGGIDLSVGYSLGLSGVIMAVMITAGFSPMLAILGGLGISCLIGLANGVIITQFKLPPFIVTLGLAKIARGIMYVLTRGYPIPVRDPFVIGVGNKYLGPFPIMSLIMLALFVVSAFVLGKTVFGLRTKAIGGNETAARLSGIKVTRHKIMLYVLTGLLCGIAGIIMAGRVNSGNPNSGVNFDLDSIAAVIVGGTAMSGGEGTVIGTLLGALILQIISNGLVLMNVSIYWQTIVAGVLIISVCALDSFSHSRNQA; encoded by the coding sequence ATGAACAAAGTAATAACAGGCAAACAAATTAGGATTTGGGCTACCGACCTTAGAAAAAACAGGATGACCGGGCTCATCGTGCTGATGGTTCTTCTGATACTTATCCTTTCCTTATTGCGGCCGGACACCTTTTTTTCTTCGACTAATCTATTCAACATTCTCAAGCAGGCAAGTATTGTCTCCATTATCGCCTTCGGTCAAACCTTCATTATGGTCTCGGGGGGAATCGACCTCTCGGTCGGCTACTCCTTGGGCTTGTCCGGAGTAATCATGGCCGTTATGATTACCGCCGGTTTTTCTCCTATGCTGGCCATACTCGGCGGATTGGGAATCAGCTGTCTTATCGGTTTGGCCAATGGTGTCATCATTACCCAATTCAAGCTGCCTCCCTTCATCGTCACCCTGGGCTTGGCCAAAATTGCCAGAGGAATTATGTATGTATTAACCCGCGGTTATCCGATTCCTGTTCGCGACCCGTTTGTAATCGGGGTGGGAAACAAGTATCTTGGGCCGTTTCCCATTATGTCTCTCATTATGCTCGCGCTCTTTGTTGTCTCAGCCTTTGTATTGGGAAAGACGGTTTTCGGCTTGAGAACAAAGGCCATAGGCGGCAATGAAACCGCCGCCCGACTTTCAGGTATAAAAGTTACTCGTCATAAAATTATGCTCTATGTGCTTACTGGTTTGCTCTGTGGTATTGCCGGAATCATCATGGCTGGTCGTGTGAACTCAGGCAATCCAAACTCGGGTGTAAACTTCGACCTGGACTCAATCGCTGCCGTAATTGTCGGAGGAACCGCCATGAGTGGCGGCGAGGGTACGGTAATCGGAACCTTGCTGGGCGCTTTGATCCTTCAGATAATCAGCAACGGATTGGTACTGATGAATGTAAGTATCTACTGGCAGACAATCGTAGCTGGTGTGCTGATCATTTCCGTATGCGCCTTGGATAGTTTCTCCCATTCGAGAAATCAGGCATAA
- a CDS encoding response regulator: MYKAVLIEDEIIIRENIRENFPWAENGVLLAGEASDGETALQLIEDVNPQIVITDIKMPFLDGLDLSRIILSQMPWIKVIIMTGHDDFELAQQALKIGVSDYLLKPVGMEELKASLHSVIQRIDDERAHLDNIEKLQTEMEINKQFLQKEFLSNLIAGVLSVSEIFDTATSLNIAIKAKAYGVIVLNLEMQPASVSEEFIKAGSIINTLQTDDVLLIRSSLKEYILLMKGASERALQNDRYRISQSIKRELERQTKVQVSLSIGGVKSRLQDIHESYEEAQKTAKLSYLFGKNKVVGFEDTTMLNPYQGAKIPFERSEISDFLRIGLKDELEDFIARHILRFEAFPSNLFFTMLARFNVFYETTLFLEEIGYYQQSMESNQQLNLLITECTESLSLDEVIEQTRQLFAFALQQREQQKTQTYESVINKVKNFIKANYQHRTLQLSDVANHVNMSCSHLSTIFNQETGMSYTDYVCEIRIAKAKELLSLGSLRSAEVAYAVGFSDPHYFYTIFKKVTGMTSSAYRMSVKGADIEV, encoded by the coding sequence ATGTATAAAGCAGTACTCATCGAGGATGAAATAATAATTCGTGAGAATATCAGGGAGAACTTTCCTTGGGCGGAAAATGGTGTTTTGCTTGCAGGAGAAGCCTCCGATGGAGAGACGGCATTGCAGCTTATTGAGGATGTGAACCCTCAAATTGTCATTACCGATATCAAGATGCCGTTTCTGGACGGCTTGGACTTAAGCCGTATCATCCTTTCCCAGATGCCTTGGATCAAGGTAATCATCATGACCGGTCATGATGACTTTGAACTTGCCCAGCAAGCCTTGAAGATAGGAGTAAGCGATTATCTACTCAAACCGGTCGGCATGGAGGAGCTGAAGGCAAGCCTGCATTCGGTAATCCAGAGAATCGATGATGAGCGTGCGCATCTTGATAATATTGAGAAACTGCAAACCGAGATGGAGATCAACAAACAGTTTTTGCAGAAGGAGTTTCTCAGTAATCTGATCGCCGGGGTGCTGAGCGTCTCTGAAATCTTCGATACGGCAACATCGCTAAATATCGCAATCAAGGCAAAAGCCTACGGGGTTATTGTCCTGAACTTGGAAATGCAGCCAGCCTCCGTATCAGAGGAGTTCATTAAAGCCGGTTCCATCATCAATACATTGCAGACCGACGATGTATTGTTGATACGATCAAGTCTCAAGGAATATATCCTTTTGATGAAGGGTGCTAGTGAGAGAGCCTTGCAAAATGACAGATACCGCATCAGCCAGTCGATCAAACGGGAGCTCGAGCGACAAACAAAAGTACAGGTAAGTCTCTCCATCGGAGGAGTGAAGAGTCGACTCCAGGATATTCATGAGTCGTACGAGGAGGCGCAAAAAACGGCCAAGCTCTCCTATCTCTTTGGGAAAAACAAGGTGGTAGGATTTGAGGACACGACCATGCTCAACCCCTATCAAGGAGCGAAAATCCCCTTTGAGCGTTCGGAGATTTCTGACTTTTTAAGAATCGGCCTTAAGGATGAATTGGAAGACTTTATAGCTCGACATATCCTGCGTTTTGAGGCATTCCCGTCCAATCTCTTTTTCACCATGCTTGCCCGCTTTAATGTGTTCTACGAGACAACCTTGTTCTTGGAGGAGATCGGGTACTATCAGCAGAGTATGGAATCGAATCAGCAACTCAATCTCTTGATAACCGAGTGCACAGAGAGCTTGAGTTTGGACGAAGTAATTGAACAGACCAGGCAACTATTTGCCTTTGCCCTGCAACAACGGGAACAACAAAAGACTCAGACCTACGAATCGGTCATCAATAAGGTGAAAAACTTTATCAAGGCCAACTATCAACACAGGACACTGCAACTTTCGGATGTTGCCAATCATGTGAATATGAGTTGCAGTCACCTCAGTACAATCTTCAATCAAGAGACGGGTATGAGTTACACAGACTATGTTTGCGAGATTCGAATTGCCAAGGCTAAAGAGTTGCTCTCCCTTGGATCACTGCGCTCGGCGGAAGTGGCCTATGCAGTGGGATTCAGTGATCCTCACTACTTTTACACAATCTTTAAAAAGGTAACCGGTATGACTTCAAGCGCTTATCGGATGAGTGTAAAAGGTGCCGATATCGAAGTATAA
- a CDS encoding Gfo/Idh/MocA family protein translates to MKNGVYNIGFLGYGGVARNQMRPAVEACKRLNLYAIASASQQKIEDFSGVLYQDYQSLLDDPQVDIIYIALPNTLHAGYVLACLQKGKHVICEKPLAMREEEVDAIMQVSLKTGCKVMEGFMYRYMDRMQILQKLLEEKVIGELTLIQSSFFSLRERLKGIRANPSLGGGSLWDLGCYPISLISFLTGGENPLTVQVMAKREQGVDGYMAGQLGYGSALLASFSCGWISEVRTIETRLIGTKGVIEIQRLFNWEQGSIRILTKDDDKQMLLDAEDPFLKELDAFIGHIETNSALGMPLEESKRIISLMQRLETSITWI, encoded by the coding sequence ATGAAGAATGGAGTTTACAATATCGGGTTTCTGGGATATGGCGGGGTCGCCCGTAATCAAATGAGACCAGCGGTAGAAGCCTGCAAGCGGCTGAATTTATACGCGATTGCCTCTGCCTCGCAACAGAAAATCGAGGATTTCTCCGGGGTTCTGTATCAAGATTACCAGAGTCTGCTCGATGATCCGCAGGTTGATATTATCTATATAGCCCTGCCTAATACGCTGCATGCCGGATATGTCCTTGCCTGCCTTCAGAAGGGTAAGCATGTCATCTGCGAAAAGCCGCTTGCCATGCGGGAAGAGGAGGTGGATGCCATCATGCAAGTCTCCTTGAAAACCGGATGCAAGGTGATGGAAGGCTTCATGTATCGGTACATGGATAGGATGCAAATCTTGCAGAAATTGCTTGAAGAGAAGGTCATCGGGGAGCTGACGCTTATCCAGTCGTCGTTCTTTTCATTGCGCGAGAGACTGAAGGGCATTCGAGCCAACCCTTCCTTGGGAGGGGGAAGTCTCTGGGATTTAGGCTGCTATCCCATCAGCCTTATCAGCTTTCTTACAGGTGGAGAGAATCCTCTCACGGTCCAGGTGATGGCTAAACGCGAGCAAGGCGTGGATGGCTACATGGCAGGACAGTTGGGATACGGCAGCGCTCTGCTCGCTTCCTTCTCTTGCGGTTGGATCTCCGAGGTGAGAACCATTGAAACCCGGCTGATCGGGACAAAGGGAGTCATTGAAATCCAAAGACTGTTCAATTGGGAACAGGGTTCGATTCGCATACTGACCAAGGACGATGACAAGCAGATGCTTCTCGATGCAGAAGATCCATTCCTCAAGGAACTTGATGCATTCATAGGGCATATTGAGACGAATTCTGCACTAGGGATGCCACTAGAGGAGAGCAAGCGAATCATCTCGTTGATGCAGAGACTAGAGACTTCAATTACATGGATCTAG
- a CDS encoding sensor histidine kinase has translation MQEIVLLATLADGVLMKGGASKIPVISKFIGSKYSIRAKLIIMYLLVATLPIIIISIISYTLSFRAMRRSAVDTFFTVADQLNNNIELLLLDSKNFLKIAESEQVQNYLYRSTDEETKYKNAMEVVTLFKSYRNLFDFTNYIANVVILNRNGSHISEHRGVYDLPVGIDELEIVQEIRKYGDRISIIPAEKHPYMIPESTQGYLSICQVIRKNITHEELGYIIVNVRIDTLHNLVDTISISPPGDFFIVEGLDNFIYPRTFAYEEGLLPSNRIEQIRTEQSGYFTESYKGVDSFFVFNTLGLTGWKIIGRSDSRNLLAGAITIRNTTFLLLLVTMTISVLMYVYISSRLTHPIRNLKQSMTLVEQGDLDLQITTVSKDEIGDLTHSFHSMVGKIKELLDITREEQMLSKKMEFRALQAQINPHFLYNSLESILWMAEAGKKEDILTITKSLSNFYRISLSKGDYKIPIRNEIAHVENYLIIQKLRYRDILSYKIEVPQTLYQYTIIKLVLQPIVENALYHGIKNRRDMGTLLIKGYEEPDAIVLEVSDDGMGMDAEQIQSIEHMLNIPITSNTLSASYGLRNIHQRLKLEYGEGMGVHIKSERSVGTVVSIRIAKEPYDV, from the coding sequence ATGCAGGAAATAGTTCTGCTTGCTACGCTTGCTGATGGAGTACTCATGAAAGGTGGAGCGTCCAAAATTCCTGTCATCTCAAAGTTTATTGGCTCGAAATACAGCATTCGGGCCAAATTGATTATCATGTATTTGTTGGTGGCCACCTTACCGATCATCATTATCTCCATCATTTCTTATACCTTGTCGTTTCGAGCAATGCGGAGATCTGCTGTTGATACATTTTTCACAGTTGCCGACCAGTTGAACAACAATATCGAGTTGTTGCTGCTGGACAGTAAAAACTTCCTAAAAATCGCTGAATCAGAACAGGTTCAGAACTATCTCTACCGGTCCACTGATGAGGAAACTAAGTATAAGAATGCTATGGAAGTAGTGACTCTCTTCAAAAGTTATAGAAACTTGTTTGATTTCACCAACTACATTGCCAATGTTGTTATTCTAAACAGAAATGGCAGTCATATCAGTGAGCATCGTGGCGTCTATGACCTGCCTGTCGGAATCGACGAGCTTGAGATAGTGCAGGAGATCCGCAAGTATGGCGACCGTATTTCCATCATTCCTGCAGAGAAGCACCCATACATGATTCCTGAGAGCACACAGGGGTATCTCTCCATCTGCCAGGTGATCCGAAAGAACATTACTCATGAGGAGTTGGGTTATATTATTGTTAATGTCAGGATTGACACCCTGCATAACCTCGTGGATACCATTTCCATCTCACCTCCTGGTGATTTCTTCATTGTGGAGGGGCTGGACAACTTCATCTACCCGCGCACGTTTGCCTATGAAGAGGGACTGCTGCCAAGCAATCGGATAGAGCAGATTCGCACAGAACAAAGCGGCTATTTCACCGAATCCTATAAGGGTGTGGACTCCTTTTTTGTATTCAATACACTGGGGTTGACAGGGTGGAAGATTATCGGGCGTTCTGACAGTAGAAATCTGCTTGCCGGTGCCATCACCATCCGCAATACAACCTTTCTGCTTTTGCTGGTGACGATGACCATTTCTGTCCTCATGTATGTCTATATTTCCAGCAGACTGACGCATCCGATCAGAAATCTGAAACAGTCGATGACCCTCGTCGAGCAGGGGGACCTTGACTTACAAATAACGACTGTTTCAAAGGATGAAATCGGGGATTTGACGCATAGTTTTCACTCAATGGTCGGGAAAATCAAGGAGCTTCTGGATATCACCCGTGAAGAGCAGATGCTCTCAAAGAAGATGGAATTTCGTGCGCTACAGGCTCAGATCAATCCCCACTTCCTCTACAACTCACTGGAATCGATACTTTGGATGGCGGAAGCCGGCAAGAAGGAAGATATTCTCACCATCACCAAGTCGCTTTCAAACTTCTATCGCATCAGTTTGAGCAAGGGTGATTACAAGATTCCTATACGCAATGAGATTGCACATGTGGAGAATTATCTCATCATCCAGAAGTTGCGGTACCGTGACATTCTCTCGTACAAGATTGAAGTTCCCCAAACCCTGTATCAGTATACAATCATCAAACTGGTCCTGCAGCCGATTGTAGAGAATGCCCTGTATCACGGTATTAAGAATAGACGCGATATGGGAACGCTACTTATCAAGGGGTATGAAGAGCCTGACGCCATTGTGCTTGAGGTGAGTGATGATGGCATGGGTATGGATGCAGAGCAGATTCAGAGTATTGAGCACATGCTGAACATACCCATTACATCTAACACACTCTCTGCAAGCTATGGACTGAGGAATATCCATCAGCGCTTGAAGCTGGAGTATGGAGAAGGGATGGGAGTGCACATAAAAAGCGAACGGTCGGTTGGGACTGTAGTCAGCATCCGCATTGCCAAGGAGCCGTATGATGTATAA
- a CDS encoding AraC family transcriptional regulator: MEHCFSDVQVLWASRFDYQNDWSLRVHAHDHYYQIIHFLEGSAQVQVGKRVVKAQGNLLMFLPPGEMHGILQVYSEKLCTLDIKFTITNPTLANACNVIPVLSLPSGDTLSHIMQSILQQGVLKPPLYQSMCSVQMGMLLIELIRNFQTHSNDPIIKQNVDIPIERVHHPLVRDVLRYLDSRSLDVLCSEDLEAVFSVSYRYLSQLFKQALGCTPIAYAQKSRIETAKTLLISTNATIKQISEKLGYADIHQFTKSFCKLVGLPPARWREQELNFICKDVNIDPDFSNQYFLETGSSFPK, from the coding sequence GTGGAACACTGCTTCTCTGACGTACAGGTACTCTGGGCTTCTCGCTTTGACTACCAAAATGATTGGTCGTTGAGGGTTCATGCGCATGACCACTACTATCAAATCATCCATTTCCTGGAAGGCTCGGCACAGGTTCAGGTGGGGAAAAGGGTGGTGAAAGCACAAGGCAATCTGCTTATGTTCCTTCCTCCGGGTGAGATGCATGGGATACTGCAGGTATATTCAGAGAAGTTGTGCACATTGGACATCAAATTCACCATCACCAATCCAACCCTTGCGAATGCCTGCAACGTCATTCCTGTGCTCAGTCTCCCTTCCGGCGATACCCTCAGCCACATTATGCAAAGCATTCTGCAACAAGGCGTGTTGAAACCTCCGCTCTATCAGTCGATGTGTTCAGTACAGATGGGGATGTTGCTCATCGAGCTTATACGGAATTTCCAGACTCACAGCAATGATCCGATCATCAAACAAAATGTCGATATCCCCATCGAGCGGGTACATCACCCACTTGTCAGGGATGTGTTGCGGTATCTCGATTCCAGAAGTCTGGATGTACTGTGCTCCGAGGATCTGGAAGCGGTATTTTCGGTCAGTTATCGCTATTTAAGCCAGCTGTTCAAGCAGGCTTTGGGGTGCACCCCGATAGCCTATGCCCAAAAAAGCAGGATTGAAACGGCGAAGACGCTGCTGATATCCACTAATGCGACAATCAAGCAAATCAGCGAAAAACTTGGATATGCCGACATTCATCAGTTTACTAAAAGTTTCTGCAAACTGGTTGGCTTGCCTCCTGCTCGTTGGAGAGAACAGGAGCTCAACTTTATTTGCAAGGATGTGAATATAGATCCTGACTTTTCCAACCAGTATTTCCTGGAGACAGGCTCCTCGTTCCCGAAATGA
- a CDS encoding sugar ABC transporter ATP-binding protein, protein MQSNYILEMQGITKRFPGVVALENVSFNLMKGEIHALIGENGAGKSTLMKILGGVYIPDEGSIFLENEPVQFHTPRESLAHSISVIYQEFNLVPTLSVAENIFLGKELIAKNRLAADRKTMEAEAAKVMAKLGLSNFDCSVWVKHLSVAQQQLVEIAKAIYNNAKILVMDEPTAVLSPNETGLLFKLMRDLRSHGLSIIYISHRLSEILDLSDRVTVLRDGKFVVELENNRDQVHETDLVKYMVGRDLKDTFPMRENLEFGDTILEVKNLTKKGMFSDISFSLRKGEILGFSGLIGAGRTEVMKALFGYYPVDSGEIFVEGKEVHIRSVSDAIKHRIALIPEDRKREGLVLVLSMAQNMVLTSIDLVQRYGILIKKQFNKVVNSYIEELSIRPALPNRKIKDFSGGNQQKVVVAKWLSNNPHIVILDEPTRGIDVGAKVEIYKLINALAQSGLGVIFISSEQLEVIGMCDRVLVMHNGRMSGEFERSQVTEEGLMAAAAGLRALNK, encoded by the coding sequence ATGCAGTCCAACTATATACTGGAGATGCAAGGGATAACCAAACGTTTCCCAGGCGTGGTTGCCCTCGAAAATGTCTCATTCAATTTGATGAAGGGAGAAATTCACGCCCTCATCGGTGAGAATGGGGCTGGGAAGAGCACACTGATGAAAATTCTCGGTGGTGTCTATATACCCGATGAAGGTTCCATCTTTCTTGAGAACGAGCCGGTTCAGTTCCATACTCCACGCGAATCTTTGGCCCACAGTATCAGTGTCATTTACCAGGAATTCAATCTGGTTCCGACCCTCAGCGTTGCTGAGAATATTTTCCTTGGCAAGGAGTTGATAGCCAAGAATCGATTGGCAGCTGATCGAAAGACAATGGAAGCGGAGGCGGCCAAGGTGATGGCAAAGTTGGGTCTTTCGAATTTTGATTGCTCTGTATGGGTCAAGCATCTAAGTGTTGCACAACAACAATTGGTGGAAATCGCAAAGGCTATTTACAATAATGCCAAGATTCTTGTCATGGACGAGCCTACTGCAGTGCTCAGCCCCAACGAAACAGGCCTTCTTTTCAAGCTTATGCGTGACTTGCGTTCCCATGGGCTTTCCATCATCTATATATCCCATCGACTATCGGAAATTCTTGATCTCTCCGACAGAGTCACCGTGCTGCGTGACGGCAAGTTTGTCGTTGAGCTGGAAAATAATCGAGATCAGGTCCACGAGACGGACTTGGTGAAATACATGGTTGGAAGGGATTTGAAGGATACGTTTCCGATGCGGGAAAACCTCGAATTCGGCGACACCATTCTCGAGGTCAAAAACCTGACCAAGAAGGGGATGTTTTCCGATATCTCATTCTCACTTCGCAAAGGTGAAATCCTTGGATTTTCCGGTTTGATTGGTGCAGGAAGAACCGAGGTGATGAAGGCTCTATTCGGGTACTATCCCGTCGATTCGGGGGAAATCTTTGTCGAGGGAAAGGAAGTTCATATCAGATCGGTCAGCGATGCCATCAAGCATCGCATCGCCCTCATTCCAGAGGACCGTAAGCGGGAGGGCTTGGTGTTGGTGCTTTCCATGGCACAGAACATGGTTTTGACGAGCATCGATTTGGTTCAACGCTATGGGATTCTGATTAAGAAACAGTTCAACAAGGTAGTGAATTCCTATATCGAGGAGCTTTCAATTCGACCTGCACTTCCGAATCGTAAGATTAAGGATTTCAGCGGCGGCAACCAGCAGAAAGTCGTGGTTGCCAAGTGGTTATCCAATAATCCACATATTGTAATTCTTGACGAACCTACCAGGGGAATCGATGTCGGGGCCAAGGTCGAGATTTATAAATTGATCAATGCGTTGGCCCAGTCGGGTCTGGGAGTAATCTTCATCTCATCTGAACAGTTGGAGGTGATCGGCATGTGTGACCGGGTGCTGGTCATGCACAACGGAAGGATGAGCGGAGAGTTTGAGAGGAGTCAGGTGACTGAAGAAGGTCTTATGGCCGCAGCTGCCGGGCTTCGTGCACTGAATAAATAA
- a CDS encoding sugar ABC transporter substrate-binding protein: MKRRSVITTVAIALVLLAVSSLLFAAGSSEGKAGAAKTKTYAIVYPIVHPFFEPVTDSAEAYAEKMGYKVITRAPEGVGVNQQIEIMENLIAMKVDGIAIVPTDPDALAPYIDKAIDAGIPTICFESDNQESKRLAFLGTYNYNAGRHLGSVVGRELNGKGTMIICTGLPTQRSLNERIQGIQDELKENFPGVKILDIQTGQGDPNLTVNVIETQIQSYPNFDVFTSIDATGGPAAVAIWKSLGWTADDHMIITFDNMEENIQGIRDGQVTSVVSQKQWLWGEMILKTLDDIVAGKSVPDSTDTGTVEITKANVETYMSN; the protein is encoded by the coding sequence ATGAAAAGACGTAGTGTAATCACCACCGTGGCTATCGCGCTCGTGCTTCTTGCCGTGTCATCCCTGTTGTTTGCAGCTGGATCGTCAGAAGGCAAAGCTGGAGCCGCAAAAACCAAGACGTACGCAATCGTGTATCCAATCGTACACCCGTTCTTCGAACCGGTGACCGATAGTGCTGAAGCGTATGCAGAGAAGATGGGGTACAAGGTCATTACCAGAGCCCCTGAGGGAGTAGGAGTCAATCAACAAATTGAGATCATGGAAAATCTGATCGCAATGAAGGTTGATGGTATTGCAATCGTTCCGACCGATCCTGATGCTTTGGCACCGTATATCGACAAAGCTATCGATGCAGGAATTCCGACCATTTGTTTTGAATCCGACAACCAGGAAAGTAAGCGATTGGCGTTCTTGGGAACGTACAATTACAATGCTGGTAGACACCTTGGCTCGGTCGTAGGGCGTGAACTCAATGGGAAGGGGACGATGATCATCTGTACCGGTCTGCCCACCCAGAGAAGCTTGAACGAGCGCATACAGGGTATCCAGGATGAGCTGAAGGAAAACTTTCCTGGCGTGAAAATTCTCGACATTCAGACCGGACAGGGTGACCCGAACTTGACTGTCAACGTCATTGAGACACAAATTCAGTCGTATCCCAATTTCGATGTTTTCACCAGCATCGATGCAACAGGCGGACCTGCTGCTGTGGCAATCTGGAAATCCCTTGGCTGGACGGCAGATGACCATATGATCATCACATTCGATAACATGGAAGAGAACATCCAGGGAATCCGTGATGGCCAGGTAACCTCTGTCGTATCCCAAAAGCAGTGGCTCTGGGGTGAGATGATCCTCAAGACCCTGGACGACATTGTTGCTGGAAAGAGCGTTCCAGACTCCACAGATACCGGAACGGTTGAAATCACCAAAGCTAATGTTGAAACCTACATGAGCAATTGA
- a CDS encoding zinc-dependent alcohol dehydrogenase, protein MPTTMTYADLALLSEREAKGDYQKVAILEEPYKLSLAKAAIPEPSDTEIRVKVIYVGICGSDLEAFKGTRNPEFITLPARLGHEVAGIIDKVGSNVLGLKVGMKVACRYVWGAYAQYIVCKPFNVQVMPDSFPLKSISLIEILPGVIHAAELSAIDSGKRVLIIGQGVSGLMLTQVVSLYSPSALVVTDHKKRNLELAKSYGATQTIQIPVDKIDNAPYVLQAHPEGYDVVIPCLLEGDCVVDAISCCRIGGKVVMYGGIGKTSQPVDYFAMHRKRAEILSTEPKRDIDMYRYFKEGISLVTDGLIRTHDYIDRIYPLEAIQEAFEVRAENSNDVIHVLIQVAEEI, encoded by the coding sequence ATGCCTACAACCATGACGTACGCCGATCTTGCTTTACTTTCCGAGCGCGAAGCCAAAGGTGACTATCAGAAGGTTGCCATTCTTGAAGAACCTTACAAGCTTTCTTTGGCGAAAGCTGCAATACCTGAACCATCCGATACTGAAATTCGGGTGAAGGTGATCTATGTGGGAATCTGCGGCTCGGACTTAGAGGCCTTTAAAGGAACACGCAATCCGGAATTCATCACCTTGCCTGCAAGACTTGGGCACGAGGTAGCTGGAATCATCGACAAAGTTGGGTCCAATGTTCTCGGCCTGAAAGTCGGAATGAAGGTAGCCTGCCGGTATGTGTGGGGTGCCTATGCGCAGTATATCGTATGCAAGCCGTTCAATGTACAGGTAATGCCCGATTCATTCCCGCTGAAATCCATCAGCCTGATTGAGATTCTTCCTGGTGTCATTCATGCAGCAGAGCTTTCCGCCATCGACTCGGGGAAGCGGGTTCTTATCATCGGCCAGGGTGTAAGCGGTCTGATGCTCACGCAGGTGGTTTCTCTGTATTCCCCTTCTGCTTTGGTGGTAACCGACCACAAGAAGAGGAATCTGGAACTTGCCAAGAGCTATGGAGCAACCCAGACAATTCAAATTCCCGTTGATAAGATTGATAATGCGCCGTATGTGCTACAGGCTCATCCCGAGGGGTATGATGTGGTCATCCCTTGTCTCTTGGAAGGGGACTGCGTGGTGGATGCAATTTCCTGCTGCAGAATTGGAGGAAAGGTGGTGATGTATGGAGGAATAGGAAAGACATCACAACCCGTCGACTATTTTGCAATGCACAGAAAGCGTGCTGAAATTCTCTCAACCGAACCAAAACGTGATATCGATATGTATCGCTATTTCAAGGAAGGCATATCCCTGGTGACCGATGGCCTGATCAGGACTCATGACTATATCGATAGAATCTACCCATTGGAGGCAATCCAAGAAGCATTCGAAGTTCGAGCAGAGAATTCCAATGATGTCATACATGTCTTGATCCAGGTTGCAGAGGAGATTTGA